From the Microplitis mediator isolate UGA2020A chromosome 6, iyMicMedi2.1, whole genome shotgun sequence genome, one window contains:
- the LOC130670544 gene encoding myosin-G heavy chain-like — protein MQVTTSVLLWALFTIAQTDARPPEIGSSEVSRTDVTKEQVGDALQTTTKPQDVGSSRYRASSGRTRNIYDFNNNNNNNNNNNNNNNNNNNNNNYNNLNHSNFTPGIINSNIKFKSSRRSRLPINWINSDPITSTPIPLPQTKESVYKNPRIRNESRFIHTIRLNPSNSLYQDKPKTKIKTTLLNSTKSSSTATKLSTKNNYIVIKPNLSFTMINSTKTKPLRLNNNNRTNNNNHKVNKTSANNNKKYSIIKNPVISTVYLKNWPNDPLRNTQDLINYQKYTSPHPTYSNVENSHVNNSNLKPDKPVLSNNDKLTLNSWSSSSNLTNYEDPLLQPSVQEIIKWLQIPPFSTHQNVVSDPTVGDTVSNTFKPSVDSIKPVLSYENSYVSNDESANDFHLPAPYLDKLENNPNILYTLDTFAVDEFPSPPETLSNKTETSITLADSSVASTDAPTESSIIQRPVFRPVSEITQNTVVHIINPLSKKPNVTVSEGQLSLKNNSKVPPNVHITFTSQNDSNSAETLKDTSVDNLCPTITINSITKVNNTIQSKQGCTDLNIIINSQLLSTHTFNGIADGDGTGDDKHVDGDGSSVTSTFYPTEFDYLSSTSVTPSVTVQSDPDRNDLYDSAVVSDDSEPEGPYDVNQESNVLIGDSAPGETAFSDDVEGTGEAAEGADPEVAGQVADSPSSIASGSEAVGQSNSGFAGSSLSSPARPGLPNLGNPLSNLPGAGGNQGDSNSGNGGSTSLANLDDDDYDDDDFEFSPSGLVESISNVFTYLTFLNPLNYGIFSLAAAPFAAFAAGLVGMSAIFFPWAFANGLNFARAADKVTILVRPSFEEFVKQSINHYQKFPEWKSKRKKRRRWNEASGAGVRNFKGYQYMDQSLKTVATQLLNVSNPEELPSSPDSGKLPKIESKLNLLIRKPDDSIRETSPAYEIFNGNKKISETHSFGRPANSKFSFFQLSHPGQAMAITEEELERELASARTTTHKTPVTTVGGISTWILLNPPSTTVKSSVTSASNKNHPNKTTDLKTSSSSAKPPSTTPRIETSLKTAATEKTTPQVFSPIANALKQTTAATGANNNNNNNNNNNMEKITMMDSNTTPRVETTDSYKLKPSVGVTNATKNDNEETAKTTTKKIIRNSGSGSTTPKSTTIITKTTAMKVSRPSSANRPTKPPVIRKPSIKSNNTKISINATSKIEKVTFRPIQMISNTKNSQASNSKPMFVSKISASLYTSPDTTASINSSDIIKDELNVTDVKTTKSKPTKTNVLKVQLKKPTDSPTTIEIEPIQVSAPVLTIEKVDDKKVYEEKNSEPAKLQDPIDVKFDFNPELTKIIESSTRISSSSSISSSSSSSSSSSSSESSLSTTTKRPKHKRKKNKLRRRKPSTTSAPISTSVSISSSSSSSSSSSSSSLSPISSENNEGINEVESTDVSIQESKIAPESKVTNSNKNNNNNNTKSNNNKKKQVAKPIGTQIYNFISREVMPSVGVMSLVGLGLGLASYFLYPFGGTIARRNYEVEPNYKYNIQEYGGNYGLSEEEVLSKVYQGMNSNNNNNNNNNYHHNNANNKYNNPGSVKNPDKNYYRYQAYDGAYTDSYTTRKNTVVDSRFSTSAVPVYRPAPFYDNHNNRDNEFKYPDLPTTPNYYDRQTKPQFINSQSNGDRKFVVGNIPKEYPYDNQRLPVVTSTSTTTTENTEQTDFEKEIAEKLNFVKNPVTDNFSSESQDNSHGIAEASALKADAPQYDDVDITPTAVVVEHGPRALKFETLKIRRKRESVIQQIPARSETGDAEEEDLSNEILDVIDSVITTEQIGFMGNDKNDIGQKKKIKESNNVLDKNSKDEIDDLNSENAGSIKNETKIETNSTLNDENLSGMDVTDEMVTFNSTDVKSLNGTEVADENEFNGTMADSIIPIKPIAEKFNFFNFVKTIAEVKLRFGLTILKHASENFAKYLGNVQKRLNGDE, from the exons ATGCAAGTGACGACGAGTGTGTTACTCTGGGCATTGTTTACAATAGCCCAGACTGATGCAAGACCTCCAGAAATCg GTTCATCGGAAGTGTCTCGAACGGACGTGACGAAAGAACAAGTCGGTGATGCATTGCAGACAACAACAAAACCTCAAGACGTTGGAAGCAGCAGGTATAGAGCGTCGTCGGGTCGTACACGAAACATTTAtgactttaataataataataataataataataataataataataataataataataataataataataataattacaataacttaaaccatagtaattttaccccgggaattataaatagtaatattaaatttaaatcatctCGTCGCTCTCGTTTGCCAATTAATTGGATTAATTCTGATCCAATTACATCAACCCCAATACCTTTGCCCCAGACTAAAGAATCTGTTTATAAAAATCCTCGGATTAGAAATGAAAGTCGTTTTATTCATACGATTAGACTTAATCCATCTAATTCACTTTATCAAGACAAGCCAAAGACTAAAATCAAAACTACTCTTTTAAATTCTACAAAATCTTCTTCTACTGCTACTAAATTAtccactaaaaataattatattgttaTTAAGCCGAATTTATCTTTTACGATGATCAATTCAACGAAAACAAAACCATTGagacttaataataataatagaactaataataataatcataaagtCAATAAAACATCGgctaataacaataaaaaatattcgataattaaaaatcccGTAATATCGACAGTTTATTTGAAGAATTGGCCAAACGATCCTCTCCGTAATACCCAGgatttaataaactatcaaaaatataCATCACCTCATCCTACTTATTCAAATGTTGAAAATAGTCatgttaataattcaaatcttAAACCTGACAAACCAGTTTTATCGAATAATGATAAACTTACATTAAATTCATGGTCGTCATCGTCAAACTTAACTAATTACGAAGACCCGTTGTTACAACCTAGTGTACAGGAAATAATAAAGTGGCTTCAAATTCCCCCGTTTTCAACTCATCAGAATGTCGTTAGCGATCCAACGGTTGGGGACACAGTATCAAATACTTTTAAACCAAGTGTTGATTCAATTAAACCCGTTTTGTCATACGAAAATTCATATGTTAGTAACGACGAGAGTGCTAATGATTTTCATTTACCAGCTCCCtatttagataaattagaAAACAATCCAAATATCCTTTATACTCTTGACACATTTGCTGTTGATGAGTTTCCAAGTCCACCAGAAACCCTCAGTAATAAAACTGAAACCTCAATAACTCTGGCGGATTCTTCAGTGGCATCGACTGATGCTCCAACTGAATCGTCAATCATTCAAAGGCCAGTCTTCAGGCCAGTGTCGGAAATAACTCAAAATACTGTCGTCCATATCATAAATCCATTGTCGAAGAAACCCAATGTGACAGTTAGTGAGGGTCAATTGTCTTTGAAGAATAATTCAAAAGTCCCGCCAAATGTTCACATTACATTTACGTCACAAAATGATTCTAATTCTGCAGAAACTTTAAAAGATACAAGTGTTGATAATTTATGTCCTACGATaacaataaattcaataactaaAGTTAATAATACTATTCAAAGTAAACAAGGTTGTACAGatcttaatattataattaactcACAATTGCTCAGTACGCATACTTTTAATGGCATTGCGGATGGGGATGGGACGGGTGATGATAAACATGTTGATGGTGACGGAAGTTCCGTTACTTCGACTTTTTATCCAACAGAATTCGATTATTTATCATCAACGTCTGTCACTCCAAGTGTTACAGTGCAGTCAGATCCAGATCGTAATGACTTGTATGATTCCGCGGTTGTTAGTGACGATTCTGAACCTGAGGGACCTTACGATGTTAATCAAGAATCGAATGTTCTGATTGGAGACAGCGCACCAGGTGAGACAGCATTTTCGGATGATGTCGAAGGTACTGGAGAAGCTGCAGAAGGTGCAGATCCAGAGGTTGCTGGTCAAGTCGCTGATTCTCCTAGTAGTATTGCATCAGGTTCTGAGGCCGTTGGTCAATCGAATAGTGGATTCGCTGGTTCTTCGTTGAGTTCACCAGCTCGTCCTGGGCTTCCTAATTTAGGCAATCCATTATCTAATTTACCTGGAGCTGGTGGTAATCAAGGAGACAGTAATAGCGGTAACGGAGGTTCGACTTCGTTGGCAAAtcttgatgatgatgattatgacGATGACGATTTCGAGTTCAGTCCTTCGGGTCTTGTCGAGAGCATATCTAAtgtatttacttatttaacatttttaaaccCTTTGAATTACGGAATCTTTAGTCTGGCAGCAGCTCCATTTGCAGCTTTTGCTGCGGGTCTTGTTGGTATGTCTGCTATATTCTTTCCCTGGGCTTTTGCAAATGGTTTAAATTTTGCACGAGCTGCTGATAAAGTAACTATACTAGTTAGACCAAGTTTTGAAGAGTTTGTAAAACAATCTATTAATCATTATCAGAAATTTCCTGAATGGAAAAGCAAACGGAAGAAGCGAAGgagatg GAACGAGGCTTCTGGTGCTGGTGTACGAAATTTTAAAGGCTATCAATACATGGATCAGTCTTTAAAAACCGTAGCAACGCAATTATTAAATGTATCCAATCCTGAAGAATTGCCAAGTTCGCCAGACAGCGGAAAATTACCtaaaatagaatcaaaattaaatttattgatacgTAAGCCAGATGACAGCATCCGAGAAACTTCTCCAGcctatgaaatatttaatggcaataaaaaaatatcagagaCACACAGCTTTGGGCGACCCgccaattcaaaatttagttTCTTCCAATTGAGTCATCCCGGCCAGGCAATGGCAATAACTGAAGAAGAGCTGGAACGTGAATTGGCATCAGCTCGTACGACGACACACAAAACACCAGTGACTACTGTCGGTGGTATATCGACTTGGATACTTTTAAATCCTCCCAGCACAACAGTTAAATCTTCAGTTACGTCTGctagtaataaaaatcatcCCAATAAAACTACTGACCTAAAGACTTCATCATCTTCTGCTAAACCTCCATCAACTACCCCGAGAATTGAGACAAGTCTTAAGACAGCAGCTACAGAAAAAACTACACCCCAAGTATTTTCACCGATTGCCAATGCTTTGAAACAAACCACAGCAGCAACTGgagctaataataataataataataataataataataacatggaaaaaataacaatgatGGATTCAAACACGACTCCAAGAGTAGAAACAACTGacagttataaattaaaaccaTCTGTTGGAGTTACAAATGCAACTAAAAATGACAATGAAGAAACAGCGAAAActacaacgaaaaaaataatacgtaATTCAGGTTCAGGATCAACTACCCCGAAATCGACGACTATAATAACGAAAACTACGGCGATGAAAGTCTCGAGACCAAGTTCTGCAAACCGACCGACTAAGCCTCCTGTTATCAGAAAACCatcaattaaatcaaataatacTAAGATCAGTATAAACGCAACATCAAAAATTGAGAAAGTTACTTTTAGACCCATTCAAATGAtttcaaatactaaaaattCTCAAGCTTCTAATTCAAAGCCCATGTTCGTAAGCAAAATTTCAGCGTCACTTTACACCAGTCCCGATACGACCGCATCAATAAATTCATCGGATATTATCAAAGATGAATTAAACGTAACTGATGTAAAAACAACGAAATCAAAGCCGACAAAAACAAATGTCTTGAAGGTACAACTAAAAAAACCAACTGACAGTCCAACGACCATTGAAATTGAACCGATTCAAGTGAGCGCTCCGGTGTTGACGATTGAAAAAGTCGacgataaaaaagtttatgaagaaaaaaatagtgaaccAGCAAAACTGCAGGATCCAATTGatgttaaatttgattttaatccCGAGTTGACTAAAATTATTGAGTCATCAACTAGAATATCATCTTCTTCATctatttcttcttcttcttcttcttcttcttcttcatcgtCTTCTGAGTCGTCATTATCAACGACAACTAAACGACCTAAACATAAAAGAAAGAAGAATAAATTACGCCGACGTAAACCATCGACTACATCTGCCCCGATTTCTACATCAGTATCgatatcatcatcatcatcatcatcatcatcatcatcttcatcatcattatctCCGATTTCAAGTGAAAATAATGAAGGTATTAATGAAGTTGAATCAACAGACGTTTCAATTCAAGAATCTAAAATTGCACCTGAATCAAAGGTGACCaatagcaataaaaataataataataataatacaaagagtaataataataagaagaaACAAGTAGCGAAACCCATCGGTACACAGATTTACAATTTCATAAGTAGAGAAGTAATGCCTAGTGTTGGAGTGATGTCTTTAGTTGGTCTTGGTCTCGGCTTAGCCTCTTACTTCCTTTATCCATTTGGAGGAACCATCGCTCGGAGGAACTACGAAGTTGAAcccaattataaatataatatccaAGAGTACGGTGGTAATTATGGTCTAAGTGAAGAAGAAGTTTTATCAAAAGTCTATCAAGGAatgaatagtaataataataataataacaataataattatcatcataataACGCTAATAATAAGTACAATAATCCCGGCAGTGTTAAGAATccggataaaaattattatagataTCAAGCTTACGATGGTGCTTACACAGATTCTTATACGACACGAAAAAATACAGTAGTTGATTCACGTTTTTCAACTTCCGCAGTACCTGTTTACAGACCCGCACCGTTTTATGATAATCACAATAATCGTGATAATGAATTCAAGTATCCTGACTTACCCACTACGCCAAATTACTATGATAGACAAACGAAACCGCAGTTTATAAACAGTCAGTCAAATGGTGACCGTAAATTTGTCGTTGGTAATATTCCTAAAGAGTATCCGTATGATAATCAAAGACTTCCAGTAGTAACATCGACCTCAACAACGACAACTGAAAACACGGAGCAAAcagattttgaaaaagaaattgcggaaaaattgaattttgttaaaaatccGGTTACTGATAATTTTAGCAGCGAAAGTCAGGATAATAGTCATGGGATTGCCGAAGCCTCTGCTTTGAAAGCCGATGCTCCGCAGTATGATGATGTTGATATTACACCGACGGCGGTAGTTGTCGAACATGGCCCGAGAGCATTGAAATTTGAAACATTAAAGATTAGACGGAAAAGGGAATCAGTTATTCAGCAGATACCTGCTAGAAGTGAGACTGGAGATGCTGAGGAAGAAGATTTGAGCAATGAAATTTTGGATGTTATTGACTCTGTTATCACTACCGAGCAGATTGGATTCATGGGTAATGACAAAAATGACATTGgacagaagaaaaaaataaaagagtctAATAATGTCTTGGATAAAAACTCAAAAGATGAAATTGATGATTTGAATTCCGAGAATGCTGGAAGTATTAAGAATGAAACTAAAATTGAAACGAATTCGACGTTGAATGACGAAAATTTATCAGGAATGGATGTTACCGATGAAATGGTGACATTTAATTCAACGGATGTTAAATCACTTAATGGTACGGAAGTAGCGGATGAGAACGAATTCAATGGAACTATGGCTGATAGCATAATTCCTATTAAACCTATCgcggaaaaatttaatttctttaactTTGTTAAGACTATAGCTGAAGTTAAATTAAGGTTTGGGCTGACGATTTTGAAACATGCAAGTGAAAATTTCGCAAAGTATCTCGGTAACGTTCAGAAAAGATTAAATGGagacgaataa